One window from the genome of Dermacentor silvarum isolate Dsil-2018 chromosome 7, BIME_Dsil_1.4, whole genome shotgun sequence encodes:
- the LOC119459219 gene encoding tigger transposable element-derived protein 6-like, producing the protein MTQALFSKWLHTEDARFSQQKRKVLFLVDNRPGHGTVTARLKSIQLEFLPANTTALLQPMDQGVIQALKARFRKGLLQRMLVCMNQNKEYKVEILGAIHLIADAWRQLTANTTANCFKHAGLFSSDQTSDLQYLPECDSEDALERQEVVEQCALKAIHLDFDEYMHIEVDVVICPENTVESIVAEVCDEEESEPEEESEGVATVEPTTLQGAESAVQYLKIFLRRNQDLKCLTKA; encoded by the coding sequence ATGACGCAAGCCCTCTTCAGCAAATGGCTGCACACTGAGGATGCGCGATTTTCGCAGCAGAAGAGGAAAGTACTTTTCCTTGTTGATAACCGCCCTGGACATGGGACTGTAACAGCTAGACTGAAGTCAATTCAGTTGGAGTTTCTCCCGGCCAACACCACGGCACTGTTGCAGCCCATGGATCAGGGAGTTATTCAAGCCCTGAAAGCCCGCTTCCGCAAGGGTCTCCTGCAGAGGATGCTGGTGTGTATGAACCAGAATAAGGAATACAAGGTGGAAATTCTTGGCGCCATTCACCTTATTGCCGATGCCTGGAGGCAGCTGACTGCTAATACTACAGCAAATTGCTTTAAGCATGCAGGATTATTTTCAAGTGACCAGACATCCGACTTGCAGTATTTGCCTGAATGTGACAGTGAGGATGCCCTTGAGAGGCAGGAGGTGGTAGAGCAGTGTGCTTTAAAGGCAATCCATCTGGACTTTGATGAGTACATGCACATCGAAGTTGATGTTGTGATTTGCCCTGAAAACACGGTGGAGAGCATTGTTGCTGAGGTGTGTGATGAAGAGGAAAGTGAGCCGGAAGAGGAATCTGAAGGGGTAGCTACCGTGGAGCCTACCACACTTCAAGGAGCAGAATCAGCTGTGCAGTATCTCAAAATTTTTTTGAGAAGGAACCAGGATCTGAAATGTTTGACCAAAGCTTAA